In Corallococcus silvisoli, one DNA window encodes the following:
- a CDS encoding phosphomannomutase/phosphoglucomutase: MNAHIFREYDIRGLVDKDLTIEVVELLGLGLGTMIRRKGGTSIAVGRDCRESSTRFRDALAKGLTTTGLDVYDVGVVPTPLTYFAANTLPVDGLAMITGSHNPPEYNGFKIGAGKTTFHGHEIQELRRIIEAKDFATANKPGQVTPYDIVTPYNHFIRQTVKVGRKGMKIVIDAGNGTGGEIAVPLFRSMGFDVVPLFCEMDANFPNHHPDPTVVENLQDLIAAVKREKAEVGIAYDGDSDRIGVIDDQGNVLWGDQLMVLFSRYVLKESPGAAIVGEVKCSYTMYDDIAKHGGKPVMWKAGHSLIKAKMKEEHAELAGEMSGHIFFKHRYFGFDDAVYASARLLEILTHEKQSMSQLLSDVPKTFASPELRFDTKEEKKFAMVKRATEILRDAGHKVVDVDGVRVTFPDGWGLIRASNTQPILVLRYEASTEPRLKEIQALIESTVARAQKEVGA; encoded by the coding sequence ATGAACGCGCACATCTTCCGCGAGTACGACATCCGAGGCCTGGTGGACAAGGACCTCACCATCGAGGTGGTGGAGCTCCTGGGCCTGGGCCTGGGCACCATGATCCGCCGCAAGGGCGGCACCTCCATCGCGGTGGGCCGCGACTGCCGCGAGTCCTCCACGCGCTTCCGTGACGCGCTCGCCAAGGGCCTCACCACCACCGGCCTGGACGTCTACGACGTGGGCGTGGTGCCGACGCCGCTCACGTACTTCGCGGCGAACACGCTGCCCGTGGACGGCCTGGCGATGATCACCGGCAGCCACAACCCGCCGGAGTACAACGGCTTCAAGATTGGCGCGGGCAAGACGACCTTCCACGGCCACGAGATCCAGGAGCTGCGCCGCATCATCGAGGCCAAGGACTTCGCCACCGCGAACAAGCCCGGCCAGGTGACGCCCTACGACATCGTCACGCCCTACAACCACTTCATCCGCCAGACGGTGAAGGTGGGCCGCAAGGGCATGAAGATCGTCATCGACGCGGGCAACGGCACCGGCGGCGAGATCGCCGTGCCGCTGTTCCGGAGCATGGGCTTCGACGTGGTGCCCCTGTTCTGTGAGATGGACGCGAACTTCCCCAACCACCACCCGGACCCCACGGTGGTGGAGAACCTCCAGGACCTCATCGCCGCGGTGAAGCGCGAGAAGGCGGAGGTGGGCATCGCCTACGACGGCGACAGCGACCGCATCGGCGTCATCGACGACCAGGGCAACGTGCTCTGGGGCGACCAGCTGATGGTGCTCTTCAGCCGCTACGTGCTGAAGGAGTCCCCGGGCGCGGCCATCGTCGGCGAGGTGAAGTGCAGCTACACGATGTACGACGACATCGCGAAGCACGGCGGCAAGCCGGTGATGTGGAAGGCGGGCCACTCCCTCATCAAGGCGAAGATGAAGGAAGAGCACGCGGAGCTGGCCGGCGAGATGAGCGGCCACATCTTCTTCAAGCACCGCTACTTCGGCTTCGACGACGCGGTGTACGCGTCCGCGCGCCTGCTGGAGATCCTCACCCACGAGAAGCAGTCCATGTCGCAGCTGCTCTCGGACGTGCCGAAGACCTTCGCCAGCCCCGAGCTGCGCTTCGACACGAAGGAGGAGAAGAAGTTCGCGATGGTGAAGCGCGCCACGGAGATCCTCCGGGACGCGGGCCACAAGGTCGTGGACGTGGACGGCGTGCGCGTGACGTTCCCGGACGGCTGGGGCCTCATCCGCGCGTCGAACACGCAGCCCATCCTGGTGCTGCGCTACGAGGCCAGCACCGAGCCGCGCCTGAAGGAGATCCAGGCGCTCATCGAGAGCACCGTCGCCCGGGCGCAGAAGGAAGTCGGCGCCTAG
- a CDS encoding protein kinase domain-containing protein, producing MAMGCKRCVGEHRNGEACPVAPPPVPGDSLEGQRHGPLLLKRRWEVGAVASVYLAEYVPTGHRFAVKVLHAHLAARPAVRSRFIAEALAQRSVVHRHVARVLDVRPGPRGLPCVLMEAPEGEPLSAMPLPLSPVEVGEVLDQALAGLEAAHSRGLVHGDLTLDALVVARDAKGARHVRVRDFGAGGVRDAALSPEERAQGVMVGSPTFMAPEQCAGTRGGPRADVHALGVAGYLLVTGRLPFGLGRSADVALFPPHAINASVPPALSTVLLRAMAARPEERFDSAWAFRVALAQSLGLSAPVRNAAADAREDVSEEFVTQQGAESSGASTEAVASGEKPLGASAEAATREVKSHGAATEAATREVKSHGAATEAATREVKSHGAATEAATREVKSHGAATEAATREVKSHGAATEAATREVKSHGASTEAATREVKSRHASAEAIASGMKFQGVAGDDVVANWAAQRGTSTGAVTRSVMERDAAEDFEIVEDVPEWGGVATSMEDAALRAADIAHSNTRAGEVAMRAEVAAFWASAVALLEPTEPEPPSALHTLPVAAEADSSGPTASGAMPGPHPAPAPGAPILLVHPAMSTAPIEAASDTNTARSRAPILLVDPASPLAVTPMPAVSPTSTLGAAAIPFMTLAPSLDAAPIPLVNRVLDAASTPLPLTDAVAPLEASAPRTDALADLRVRLGLTPGEGLQPVSVSDVAPEGLFAECQGALPPLAARLTVEVSFRGDTVLGSCDVVRHVTFDEARTWNVPAGVFVHFSDESPALGRLLSRALIEDAEPAPDAELARLLSRAEAVARDPYALLGAKPGADFGDIHHRAQAALRRLVAFQLRPLPTAQWQALEALRVRVLAAQRMLGEPLSRVGHDATRGNLAGLARCVAAGVPEPTLEALRSAFLAARPEVESKARALFTQGHALEVQRAIPAALERYAEALKLDPLNTSWLKHYQALLRQVPGEAGARMGGGMA from the coding sequence ATGGCGATGGGCTGCAAGCGCTGCGTGGGAGAGCACCGGAACGGGGAGGCCTGCCCCGTCGCACCGCCACCGGTCCCGGGGGATTCGCTGGAGGGGCAGCGGCACGGGCCGTTGCTGCTGAAGCGCCGGTGGGAGGTGGGGGCGGTGGCGTCGGTGTACCTGGCGGAGTACGTGCCCACGGGGCACCGCTTCGCGGTGAAGGTGCTGCATGCGCATCTGGCGGCGCGGCCGGCGGTGCGCTCGCGGTTCATCGCGGAGGCGCTGGCCCAGCGCTCCGTGGTGCACCGCCACGTGGCGCGCGTGCTGGATGTGCGCCCGGGGCCGAGGGGCCTGCCGTGCGTGTTGATGGAGGCGCCGGAGGGGGAGCCGCTGAGCGCGATGCCCCTGCCGTTGTCGCCGGTGGAGGTGGGGGAGGTGTTGGATCAGGCGCTCGCGGGGCTGGAGGCGGCGCACTCGCGGGGGTTGGTGCATGGGGACCTCACGCTGGATGCGCTGGTCGTCGCGCGCGACGCGAAGGGTGCGCGGCACGTGCGGGTGCGCGACTTCGGCGCGGGTGGGGTGCGGGACGCGGCGCTGTCGCCCGAGGAGCGCGCGCAGGGCGTGATGGTGGGCTCGCCTACGTTCATGGCGCCCGAGCAGTGCGCGGGGACGCGTGGAGGTCCGCGCGCGGATGTGCATGCGTTGGGCGTGGCGGGGTATCTGCTGGTGACGGGGCGGCTGCCGTTCGGGTTGGGGCGGTCCGCGGACGTGGCGCTGTTCCCGCCGCATGCCATCAACGCGAGCGTGCCGCCCGCGCTGTCCACCGTGCTGCTGCGCGCGATGGCCGCGCGTCCAGAGGAGCGCTTCGACAGTGCCTGGGCTTTCCGTGTGGCGCTCGCGCAGTCACTGGGCCTGAGCGCGCCCGTGCGGAACGCAGCGGCTGATGCGCGCGAGGACGTTTCCGAGGAGTTCGTGACACAGCAGGGAGCGGAGTCGAGCGGTGCTTCGACAGAGGCCGTCGCGAGCGGAGAGAAGCCGCTCGGTGCTTCGGCGGAGGCCGCTACGCGCGAAGTGAAGTCGCACGGCGCTGCGACAGAGGCCGCTACGCGCGAAGTGAAGTCGCACGGCGCTGCGACAGAGGCCGCTACGCGCGAAGTGAAGTCGCACGGCGCTGCGACAGAGGCCGCTACGCGCGAAGTGAAGTCGCACGGCGCTGCGACAGAGGCCGCTACGCGCGAAGTGAAGTCGCACGGCGCTGCGACAGAGGCCGCTACGCGCGAAGTGAAGTCGCACGGCGCTTCGACAGAGGCCGCTACGCGCGAAGTGAAGTCGCGCCACGCTTCGGCGGAGGCCATCGCGAGCGGAATGAAGTTTCAGGGCGTGGCAGGCGATGATGTCGTCGCGAACTGGGCGGCCCAGCGAGGCACTTCGACCGGCGCCGTCACGCGCTCCGTGATGGAACGCGACGCGGCGGAGGACTTCGAGATCGTGGAGGACGTTCCCGAATGGGGCGGGGTCGCCACGTCCATGGAGGACGCGGCACTGCGCGCGGCGGACATCGCGCACTCCAATACCCGCGCCGGTGAGGTGGCCATGCGCGCGGAGGTGGCCGCGTTCTGGGCCTCGGCCGTGGCACTGCTGGAGCCCACCGAACCCGAGCCGCCTTCAGCGCTTCACACCTTGCCCGTCGCCGCGGAGGCCGATTCCTCGGGCCCCACCGCTTCCGGCGCCATGCCCGGCCCTCACCCGGCTCCTGCTCCGGGGGCTCCCATCCTCCTGGTCCATCCAGCCATGAGCACCGCCCCCATCGAGGCGGCTTCGGACACGAACACCGCACGGTCCCGTGCCCCCATCCTGTTGGTGGATCCGGCTTCGCCCCTGGCCGTCACGCCGATGCCCGCGGTGAGCCCCACGTCCACGCTGGGCGCCGCCGCCATCCCTTTCATGACCCTGGCCCCCTCGCTGGACGCCGCGCCCATTCCGCTCGTGAACCGGGTGCTCGACGCGGCCTCCACGCCCCTGCCGCTGACGGACGCCGTGGCTCCCTTGGAGGCCTCCGCGCCCCGCACGGATGCGCTCGCGGACCTGCGCGTGCGCCTGGGCCTGACACCGGGCGAAGGCCTCCAGCCTGTCTCCGTGAGCGACGTCGCCCCCGAGGGCCTCTTCGCGGAATGCCAGGGCGCGCTGCCCCCGCTCGCCGCGCGCCTGACCGTGGAGGTGTCCTTCCGGGGCGACACGGTCCTGGGCTCCTGCGACGTCGTCCGCCACGTCACCTTCGACGAGGCGCGCACCTGGAACGTGCCCGCTGGCGTCTTCGTCCACTTCTCCGACGAGTCCCCCGCCCTGGGCCGGCTCCTCTCTCGCGCGCTCATCGAGGACGCGGAGCCCGCCCCCGACGCGGAGCTCGCCCGCCTGCTGTCCCGCGCGGAGGCCGTCGCCCGGGACCCCTACGCCCTGCTGGGCGCGAAGCCCGGCGCGGACTTCGGGGACATCCACCACCGCGCCCAGGCCGCCCTGCGACGCCTGGTCGCCTTCCAGCTCCGCCCGCTGCCCACGGCGCAGTGGCAGGCGCTTGAAGCCCTCCGCGTCCGCGTGCTGGCCGCGCAGCGCATGCTCGGCGAGCCGCTGTCCCGCGTCGGCCATGACGCCACCCGGGGCAACCTGGCGGGGCTCGCCCGGTGCGTCGCCGCCGGGGTCCCCGAACCCACCCTGGAGGCCCTGCGCAGCGCCTTCCTCGCGGCCCGGCCGGAGGTCGAATCGAAGGCCCGCGCCCTGTTCACCCAGGGACATGCGTTGGAGGTCCAACGGGCCATCCCGGCCGCGCTGGAGCGGTACGCGGAGGCCCTCAAGCTGGACCCGCTGAACACGTCGTGGCTGAAGCACTACCAGGCCCTGTTGCGGCAGGTGCCAGGGGAGGCGGGGGCCCGGATGGGAGGGGGCATGGCCTGA
- a CDS encoding mannose-1-phosphate guanylyltransferase, with amino-acid sequence MALYPVIMAGGSGTRFWPLSRQARPKQFLPLASKQPLLTDTAQRLRGLAPVKNTFIVCGPVHAKTAAKLVKGLPKGNLLVEPVARNTAPAIALAALQVAARDPQGVLAVLPSDHHVADVKGFQRTLAEAARIAEGGHIVTLGIKPARPETGYGYIQVGDALEGGGRRVKAFKEKPDLQTAQAYVAGGDYLWNGGIFVFRADVMLAAFQKHMPEMRKGLEALQGAVGKRTFPAVLKRVFPKLPSISIDYGVMEKAENIAVLDGDFGWSDVGSFAAIPEVRPADAQGNVVSGDAVLVDCTNCVVLADKRTLSVVGMHDVVVVDSGDAVLVVPKDKSQDVRKVVEALKAKKRKKLL; translated from the coding sequence ATGGCCCTCTACCCCGTCATCATGGCCGGAGGCTCCGGCACCCGCTTCTGGCCGCTGTCACGCCAGGCCCGTCCGAAGCAGTTCCTCCCGCTGGCCTCCAAGCAGCCGCTGCTCACCGACACCGCCCAGCGCCTCAGGGGGCTGGCGCCGGTGAAGAACACCTTCATCGTGTGCGGCCCCGTGCACGCGAAGACGGCCGCGAAGCTGGTGAAGGGCCTGCCCAAGGGCAACCTGCTGGTGGAGCCGGTGGCGCGCAACACCGCGCCCGCCATCGCGCTCGCGGCGCTCCAGGTGGCCGCGCGCGACCCCCAGGGCGTGCTCGCGGTGCTGCCGTCGGACCACCACGTCGCGGACGTGAAGGGCTTCCAGCGCACGCTCGCGGAGGCGGCGCGCATCGCGGAAGGGGGCCACATCGTCACGCTGGGCATCAAGCCCGCGCGTCCGGAGACGGGCTACGGCTACATCCAGGTCGGCGACGCGCTGGAGGGCGGCGGCCGCCGCGTGAAGGCGTTCAAGGAGAAGCCCGACCTGCAGACGGCGCAGGCCTACGTGGCCGGCGGCGACTACCTGTGGAACGGCGGCATCTTCGTCTTCCGCGCGGACGTGATGCTGGCGGCCTTCCAGAAGCACATGCCGGAGATGCGCAAGGGCCTGGAGGCGCTTCAGGGCGCCGTGGGCAAGCGCACCTTCCCGGCGGTGCTCAAGCGCGTGTTCCCGAAGCTGCCCTCCATCTCCATCGACTACGGCGTGATGGAGAAGGCGGAGAACATCGCGGTGCTGGACGGCGACTTCGGCTGGTCCGACGTGGGCTCCTTCGCCGCCATCCCGGAAGTGCGCCCCGCGGATGCGCAGGGCAACGTCGTCTCCGGCGACGCGGTGCTCGTGGACTGCACGAACTGCGTGGTGCTCGCGGACAAGCGCACGCTGTCCGTGGTGGGCATGCACGACGTGGTGGTGGTGGACTCCGGTGACGCCGTGCTCGTCGTCCCCAAGGACAAGAGCCAGGACGTCCGGAAGGTCGTCGAGGCGCTCAAGGCGAAGAAGCGCAAGAAGCTGCTGTAG
- a CDS encoding GDSL-type esterase/lipase family protein, with protein MSLKPTSTGWTLAFTVLLAVGLSLAPLPEKFRPLPTLRQEGSLGPKLAALVLPASLRGVKAPRPPADALAPDAPASALAEADTAVNDTNPKAGPVVGEAPAVPGIGLEELSAPTLANALELEALRERMGAKHVDIELNCRKARADGTCEEDGLAPFMRALGDLRSDARRTPVRVVHLGDSLIASDYITDLVRDRLQERFGSGGPGFLYIHRLASAGRATRAGTASTDGWKMERLVDTHWPKDRVGWTGVAFSTSGPAQATRYSVEGAREAELFFLAQPANGAVQVAVDGKNTQRLQTRAFGPKSEAAFARLRLPEGAKTLTLTASGKTELHGVAVESGTPGVVYDTVGLLGGMAEVYLRAQPQAFRAQLKHRKPSLVVLMVGGNEAFFLSRERTTVDEVRSQMKELVSRVRSAVPDAACLVMSPIDAGVRTMSGELVTRRHSAEVTEVFREEARNGGCAFYDTLAAMGGEGSALKWLESGLMLEDLVHPRVRGSNLLGHLFDLALQRAFARTHPPHVPGTDLSGLQNATPALLHTFESLARRDSGAKLRVGIAQLGASHTAAHFFSDAVRDALTKRFGDAGRGFIAAGKPSPRLEAAHVSRTLDGPWTVEDARSTPGGLWGLTGIRAVGAPGASLGISFCEGCAADKDRQGRLDLYALDAPGAASPDITVDGEAIPPEAPPPEPLTHPTVRIRSFPVTGVAHTVQVTVPEGGGSATVLGAALEYDTPGLVYDALGLPGATVFTARDMDAAALDAQLSARRPNLLVFWYGTNEAELPGLDADGLRHDYAALVSRLRKATGAECLIIGPTDRLEQDADGRWAEAPSLGKVLAVVPQVAKDAGCAYWSARAAMGGERAMQRWQRQPEPLGHSDGVHLTPAGYGVLANAFVKDLMAAYESTKKKGGEPTASAAGAP; from the coding sequence TTGAGCCTCAAGCCCACATCCACCGGATGGACGCTGGCCTTCACCGTGCTCCTGGCGGTGGGGTTGTCCCTGGCGCCATTGCCGGAGAAGTTCCGCCCCCTCCCCACCCTTCGACAGGAAGGTTCGCTCGGGCCCAAGCTGGCGGCGCTCGTGCTGCCCGCGTCCCTGCGCGGGGTGAAGGCCCCGCGTCCACCCGCCGACGCGCTGGCGCCGGACGCCCCGGCTTCCGCGCTCGCGGAGGCGGACACCGCCGTCAACGACACGAACCCCAAGGCGGGCCCCGTCGTGGGCGAGGCCCCGGCCGTGCCCGGCATCGGCCTGGAGGAGCTGAGCGCCCCCACCCTGGCGAACGCGCTGGAGCTGGAGGCGCTGCGCGAGCGCATGGGCGCGAAGCACGTGGACATCGAGCTCAACTGCCGCAAGGCGCGCGCGGACGGCACCTGTGAGGAGGACGGGCTGGCGCCGTTCATGCGGGCGCTCGGGGACCTGCGCTCGGACGCGCGGCGCACGCCGGTGCGGGTGGTGCACCTGGGCGACTCGCTGATCGCCTCGGACTACATCACGGACCTGGTGCGCGACCGGCTCCAGGAGCGCTTCGGTTCGGGCGGCCCGGGCTTCCTCTACATCCACCGGCTGGCGAGCGCCGGCCGCGCCACGCGCGCGGGCACCGCGAGCACGGACGGCTGGAAGATGGAGCGGCTGGTGGACACGCACTGGCCCAAGGACCGCGTGGGCTGGACGGGCGTGGCCTTCTCCACGAGCGGACCGGCGCAGGCCACCCGCTACTCGGTGGAGGGCGCGCGCGAGGCGGAGCTGTTCTTCCTGGCCCAGCCCGCCAATGGCGCCGTGCAGGTGGCGGTGGACGGCAAGAACACGCAGCGCCTCCAGACGCGCGCGTTCGGCCCCAAGTCGGAGGCGGCCTTCGCCCGGCTGAGGCTCCCGGAGGGCGCGAAGACGCTGACGCTCACCGCCAGCGGCAAGACGGAGCTGCACGGCGTGGCGGTGGAGTCGGGCACGCCGGGCGTCGTCTACGACACGGTGGGCCTGCTGGGCGGCATGGCGGAGGTGTACCTGCGCGCACAGCCCCAGGCGTTCCGCGCGCAGCTCAAGCACCGCAAGCCGTCGCTGGTGGTGTTGATGGTGGGCGGCAACGAGGCGTTCTTCCTGTCGCGCGAGCGCACCACGGTGGACGAGGTCCGCTCGCAGATGAAGGAGCTGGTGTCGCGCGTGCGCTCGGCGGTGCCGGACGCGGCGTGCCTCGTGATGTCGCCCATCGACGCGGGCGTGCGCACGATGAGCGGAGAGCTCGTCACGCGCCGGCACTCGGCGGAGGTGACGGAGGTGTTCCGCGAGGAGGCGCGCAACGGCGGCTGCGCCTTCTACGACACGCTGGCGGCGATGGGCGGCGAGGGCTCCGCGCTCAAGTGGCTGGAGTCCGGCCTGATGCTGGAGGACCTCGTGCACCCGCGCGTGCGCGGCTCCAACCTGCTGGGCCACCTTTTCGACCTGGCGTTGCAGCGGGCCTTCGCGCGCACGCATCCGCCCCACGTGCCGGGCACGGACCTGAGCGGCCTGCAGAACGCCACGCCCGCGCTGCTCCACACCTTCGAGTCGCTGGCCCGCCGCGACTCCGGCGCGAAGCTGCGCGTGGGCATCGCGCAGCTGGGCGCGTCGCACACGGCGGCGCACTTCTTCTCCGACGCGGTCCGCGACGCGCTGACGAAGCGCTTTGGCGACGCGGGCCGGGGCTTCATCGCGGCGGGCAAGCCTTCGCCCCGGCTGGAGGCGGCGCACGTGTCGCGCACGCTGGACGGCCCGTGGACGGTGGAGGACGCGAGGAGCACGCCAGGCGGCCTCTGGGGCCTCACCGGCATCCGCGCGGTGGGCGCGCCCGGCGCGAGCCTGGGCATCTCCTTCTGCGAAGGCTGCGCTGCGGACAAGGACCGGCAGGGCCGGCTGGACCTGTACGCGCTGGACGCGCCGGGCGCCGCGTCGCCGGACATCACGGTGGACGGCGAGGCGATTCCCCCCGAAGCGCCGCCTCCTGAACCGCTGACGCACCCCACGGTGCGCATCCGCTCCTTCCCGGTGACGGGCGTGGCGCACACGGTGCAAGTGACGGTGCCGGAGGGTGGCGGGAGCGCGACGGTGCTGGGCGCGGCGCTGGAGTACGACACGCCAGGGCTGGTGTACGACGCGCTGGGCCTGCCCGGCGCCACGGTCTTCACGGCGCGGGACATGGACGCGGCGGCGCTGGACGCGCAGCTCTCGGCGCGCCGCCCGAACCTGCTGGTGTTCTGGTACGGCACCAACGAGGCGGAGCTGCCGGGCCTGGACGCGGACGGCCTGCGCCACGACTACGCGGCGCTGGTGTCGCGCCTGCGAAAGGCGACGGGCGCGGAGTGCCTGATCATCGGCCCCACGGACCGGCTCGAGCAGGACGCGGACGGCCGGTGGGCGGAGGCGCCGTCGCTGGGGAAGGTGCTCGCGGTGGTGCCGCAGGTGGCGAAGGACGCGGGGTGCGCGTACTGGTCCGCGCGAGCGGCCATGGGCGGTGAGCGCGCCATGCAGCGCTGGCAGCGGCAGCCGGAGCCGCTGGGCCACTCGGACGGGGTGCACCTGACGCCCGCGGGCTACGGCGTGCTGGCGAACGCGTTCGTGAAGGACCTGATGGCGGCGTACGAGTCCACGAAGAAGAAGGGCGGCGAGCCGACAGCCTCCGCCGCGGGAGCGCCCTGA
- a CDS encoding MBOAT family O-acyltransferase, protein MLSHSLQYVVFVIGVFALYWAVHRYYWPRMLVLLGASLLVYASFLQVSLPELAGGLPVGVLAVKLLPLLIFLAGVTVDHLLVKGMGRTDQPGVRKLLVVVSVVSNLGLLAGFKYLELLRKTAVSLLGPWGVEVRTEPFHLLLPVGLAFFVFQSISYTVDVYRGKASPEHSFVEHLLYMLFFPRVLSGPIVRASELMAHFREVPTLSSDDGNKALFRIAVGLVKKLVIADVLGSGIVDPVFSSPHAYSSAECAVAAVAYTLELYYDFSGYSDIAIGVATLFGFKFPENFARPYLAKNLFEFWNRWHMSLSSWLRDYLYIPLGGNRRSKARVCFNLMMVMVLGGLWHGADWRFAVWGAVHGVALCAVRCWWWFKGKEQEPGPVRVAFGMLATFTLVVLTRVVFRAPDMAHASEFYARMMQGIPGLANVGPLVWSMLAIAVAAHAVPMKVYDVAALAFLKLPAPARAVVLVLLGLGIKQLSTMETRPYVYLQF, encoded by the coding sequence GTGCTGTCCCACAGCCTCCAGTACGTCGTCTTCGTCATCGGGGTGTTCGCCCTCTACTGGGCGGTGCACCGGTACTACTGGCCGCGCATGCTGGTGCTGCTCGGGGCCAGCCTGCTGGTGTATGCGTCGTTCCTGCAGGTCTCGCTGCCGGAGCTCGCGGGCGGCCTGCCCGTCGGGGTGCTGGCGGTGAAGCTGCTGCCGCTCCTCATCTTCCTGGCGGGCGTGACGGTCGACCACCTGCTGGTGAAGGGCATGGGGCGCACGGACCAGCCGGGCGTGCGCAAGCTGCTGGTGGTCGTGTCCGTCGTCTCCAACCTGGGGCTGCTGGCGGGCTTCAAGTACCTGGAGCTGCTGCGCAAGACGGCGGTATCGCTGCTGGGCCCCTGGGGCGTGGAGGTGCGCACGGAGCCCTTCCACTTGCTGTTGCCGGTGGGGCTGGCGTTCTTCGTCTTCCAGTCCATCAGCTACACGGTGGATGTGTACCGGGGGAAGGCGAGCCCGGAGCACTCGTTCGTGGAGCACCTGCTCTACATGCTGTTCTTCCCGCGCGTGCTGAGCGGGCCCATCGTGCGGGCGTCGGAGCTGATGGCGCACTTCCGCGAGGTGCCCACGCTGTCGTCGGATGACGGGAACAAGGCGCTGTTCCGCATCGCGGTGGGGCTGGTGAAGAAGCTGGTCATCGCGGACGTGCTGGGCAGCGGCATCGTGGATCCGGTGTTCAGCAGCCCGCATGCGTACTCGTCGGCGGAGTGCGCGGTGGCCGCGGTCGCGTACACGCTGGAGCTGTACTACGACTTCTCGGGGTACTCGGACATCGCGATTGGCGTGGCGACGCTGTTCGGCTTCAAGTTCCCGGAGAACTTCGCGCGGCCGTATCTGGCGAAGAACCTCTTCGAGTTCTGGAACCGCTGGCACATGAGCCTGTCGTCGTGGCTGCGGGACTACCTGTACATCCCGCTGGGCGGCAACCGGCGCTCGAAGGCGCGGGTGTGTTTCAACCTGATGATGGTGATGGTGCTGGGCGGCCTGTGGCACGGGGCGGACTGGCGCTTCGCGGTGTGGGGCGCGGTGCACGGCGTGGCGTTGTGCGCGGTGCGGTGCTGGTGGTGGTTCAAGGGCAAGGAGCAGGAGCCGGGCCCGGTGCGCGTGGCGTTCGGGATGTTGGCCACGTTCACGCTGGTGGTGCTGACGCGCGTGGTGTTCCGGGCGCCGGACATGGCGCACGCGAGTGAGTTCTACGCGCGGATGATGCAGGGCATCCCGGGGCTGGCGAACGTGGGCCCGCTGGTGTGGAGCATGCTGGCCATCGCGGTGGCGGCGCACGCCGTGCCGATGAAGGTCTACGACGTCGCGGCGCTCGCGTTCCTCAAGCTGCCGGCGCCCGCGCGGGCGGTGGTGCTGGTGCTGCTGGGGCTGGGCATCAAGCAGCTCTCCACGATGGAGACGCGGCCGTACGTGTATCTCCAGTTCTGA